A genomic window from Halogeometricum borinquense DSM 11551 includes:
- a CDS encoding VOC family protein — MLTIDHVAFGGSELDHLRTAAADVGLPSEYGGPHGNGTTHMAVVGLPDGSYIEFIAPTEDTSPDDADFWSAHLAADAGPAGWCIEVSNVAASAKTAIDSGVRVDGPHEASRVSPDGTRIEWDMCFEGPTDDGRLPFVIADRTPRSYRTTPNLDLVDSPLVGTALVVLAVEKTDRTASLLTRRHRLPTPIAADGPFDRFSICPGAPVAYAETGDGENQSSTAQMQAGTDDIASRVDSLGEGPCAYFLAADDFEAATEQFSLTDVQSFGPDGDRRAAWFDHGVFRGRLGVVEL, encoded by the coding sequence ATGCTCACGATAGATCATGTTGCTTTCGGAGGCAGCGAGTTGGATCACCTGCGCACAGCCGCGGCGGATGTCGGTCTCCCCTCGGAGTACGGCGGACCGCACGGCAACGGCACGACGCATATGGCCGTCGTCGGCCTCCCGGACGGCTCGTACATCGAATTCATCGCGCCGACGGAGGACACCTCCCCCGACGATGCCGACTTCTGGTCCGCGCATCTCGCGGCGGACGCCGGTCCGGCGGGATGGTGCATCGAAGTCTCGAACGTCGCCGCATCCGCGAAGACAGCTATCGATAGCGGAGTTCGCGTTGACGGCCCGCACGAGGCCAGTCGCGTCAGCCCCGACGGCACGCGCATCGAGTGGGACATGTGTTTCGAGGGACCCACTGATGACGGACGCCTCCCGTTCGTCATCGCTGACCGCACACCACGGTCGTATCGTACGACGCCAAATCTGGATCTCGTTGACTCGCCGCTCGTGGGAACCGCACTGGTCGTCCTCGCCGTCGAAAAGACAGACCGAACGGCCTCGCTTTTAACCCGCCGCCATCGCCTTCCAACACCGATTGCGGCAGATGGACCCTTCGACCGGTTCAGTATCTGCCCCGGCGCACCTGTTGCCTACGCCGAGACGGGTGACGGCGAAAATCAAAGCAGTACGGCCCAGATGCAGGCTGGTACTGACGATATCGCTAGTCGCGTGGATTCTCTCGGTGAAGGCCCGTGCGCGTACTTCCTCGCCGCAGACGATTTCGAGGCGGCGACAGAACAGTTCTCGCTGACCGACGTGCAGTCGTTCGGTCCCGACGGTGACCGCCGTGCGGCGTGGTTCGACCACGGGGTGTTTCGTGGCCGACTCGGCGTCGTCGAGTTGTAG
- the rpsB gene encoding 30S ribosomal protein S2 produces MTDNDNEAVEVVDDDVAEAEAASDDSETAAAETTEEEVAEATTADAADEEAAEDEADAEAAEEEPTFDEDVMPDEEADLLIPVEDYLGAGVHIGTQQKTNDMERFIHRVRDDGLYVLDVSQTDSRIRTAADFLAGYDPEQILVTSSRQYGRFPAKKFADAVGARARTGRFIPGTLTNPDYAGYIEPDVVVVTDPIGDSQAVKEAITVGIPVIAMCDSNNQTSNVDLVVPTNNKGRRALSVVYWLLANETLDRRGTDQVYALEDFEAEV; encoded by the coding sequence ATGACAGACAACGACAACGAAGCGGTCGAAGTCGTCGACGACGATGTCGCGGAGGCCGAAGCGGCCAGCGACGACTCCGAGACGGCGGCGGCCGAGACGACGGAAGAAGAAGTCGCCGAGGCCACTACCGCCGACGCCGCCGACGAAGAGGCGGCGGAGGACGAGGCCGACGCCGAAGCAGCCGAAGAAGAACCAACGTTCGACGAGGACGTCATGCCGGACGAGGAGGCCGACCTCCTCATTCCCGTCGAGGACTACCTCGGTGCTGGTGTCCACATCGGGACCCAGCAGAAGACCAACGACATGGAGCGGTTCATCCACCGCGTCCGTGACGACGGTCTGTACGTTCTCGACGTGAGCCAGACGGACTCGCGCATCCGCACCGCCGCGGACTTCCTCGCGGGCTACGACCCAGAGCAGATTCTGGTCACGAGTTCGCGCCAGTACGGTCGATTCCCGGCCAAGAAGTTCGCCGACGCAGTTGGCGCGCGCGCCCGAACGGGCCGCTTCATCCCCGGTACGCTGACGAACCCCGACTACGCGGGCTACATCGAACCTGACGTGGTCGTCGTCACCGACCCCATCGGCGACTCCCAAGCCGTCAAGGAGGCCATCACGGTCGGCATCCCGGTCATCGCCATGTGCGACTCGAACAACCAGACCTCGAACGTGGACCTCGTCGTGCCGACGAACAACAAGGGTCGTCGCGCACTGTCGGTCGTCTACTGGCTGCTCGCCAACGAGACGCTCGACCGCCGCGGAACCGACCAGGTGTACGCGCTCGAAGACTTCGAAGCCGAAGTCTAA
- the eno gene encoding phosphopyruvate hydratase has translation MTLITDVRLRRVLDSRGNPTVEADVLTQSGGFGRAAAPSGASTGEYEAIELPPSEAIAAARRHAVPRLIEEVHAGNQREVDGALRAADGTDNFSEIGANSAVAISMAAAKAGADVLGAPLYQHLGGAFRGENFPVPLGNVVGGGEHAKEATHIQEFLAAPVGAPSVSEAVFANAAVHARVSEILDERDTPAAKGDEGAWAPPISDAEAFEVVDEAVSDVEDELGFEVRFGLDMAAAELYDDDEDGYVYGDEVKSTDEQVDYVAEMVEEYDLVYVEDPLDEDDYEGFADLTERVGDQTLICGDDLFVTNVERLQDGIDAGAGNSILIKPNQIGTLSDAFDAVELAVRNGYDAVISHRSGETEDTTIAHLAVATDAAFIKTGTVQGERTAKLNELIRIADDAV, from the coding sequence ATGACACTCATCACCGACGTTCGACTCCGGCGCGTCCTCGACTCGCGCGGTAACCCGACCGTCGAGGCGGACGTACTCACCCAATCCGGTGGGTTCGGCCGCGCGGCTGCACCCAGCGGTGCGAGTACCGGCGAGTACGAAGCCATCGAACTGCCGCCGTCAGAGGCCATCGCGGCCGCACGGCGTCACGCTGTCCCGCGCCTCATCGAAGAGGTTCATGCCGGGAATCAGCGCGAAGTCGATGGCGCACTTCGTGCCGCAGACGGAACGGACAACTTCTCCGAAATCGGTGCCAACAGCGCGGTCGCCATCTCGATGGCGGCTGCGAAAGCCGGTGCCGACGTGCTCGGTGCACCCCTGTACCAGCACCTCGGCGGCGCGTTCCGCGGCGAGAACTTCCCGGTTCCGCTCGGTAACGTCGTCGGCGGCGGCGAACACGCGAAAGAGGCCACGCACATTCAGGAGTTCCTCGCCGCGCCAGTCGGCGCGCCGAGCGTCTCCGAGGCCGTCTTCGCCAACGCCGCAGTTCACGCACGCGTTTCGGAGATTCTCGACGAACGCGACACCCCCGCCGCAAAGGGCGACGAGGGTGCATGGGCACCGCCCATCTCGGACGCGGAAGCGTTCGAGGTCGTAGACGAAGCCGTCTCCGACGTCGAAGACGAACTCGGCTTCGAGGTCCGCTTCGGGCTCGATATGGCCGCCGCGGAACTCTACGATGACGACGAGGACGGGTACGTCTACGGTGACGAAGTGAAGTCCACCGACGAACAGGTGGACTACGTCGCCGAGATGGTCGAGGAGTACGACCTCGTTTACGTCGAGGATCCCCTCGACGAGGACGACTACGAGGGCTTCGCAGACCTGACCGAGCGTGTGGGCGACCAGACGCTTATCTGCGGCGACGACCTGTTCGTTACTAACGTCGAACGCCTGCAGGACGGCATCGACGCCGGTGCCGGGAACTCGATCCTCATCAAGCCGAACCAGATCGGAACGCTTTCGGACGCGTTCGACGCCGTCGAACTCGCCGTCCGAAACGGGTACGACGCCGTTATCTCCCACCGTTCGGGTGAGACGGAGGACACGACCATCGCACACCTCGCCGTCGCAACCGACGCCGCCTTCATCAAGACGGGAACGGTCCAAGGCGAGCGAACCGCTAAACTCAACGAACTCATCCGCATCGCGGACGACGCAGTATGA
- a CDS encoding DNA-directed RNA polymerase subunit K gives MMQQRYNRYEKARILGARALQVSYGAPVLLDTDQSEPILIAAEEYDAGVLPFTVQREGK, from the coding sequence ATAATGCAACAGCGCTACAACCGATACGAGAAGGCACGCATCCTCGGCGCGCGAGCGCTGCAGGTGTCGTACGGCGCGCCGGTCCTCCTTGATACGGACCAGAGTGAGCCAATCCTCATTGCGGCCGAGGAGTACGACGCCGGTGTGTTGCCGTTCACAGTCCAACGAGAGGGTAAGTGA
- a CDS encoding DNA-directed RNA polymerase subunit N: MMIPVRCFTCGNVVGEHWDEFKARAREGDENPAKVLDELGVERHCCRRMMVSHKDLVDVVAPYQ, translated from the coding sequence ATGATGATTCCCGTCCGGTGTTTCACGTGCGGCAACGTCGTCGGCGAACACTGGGACGAGTTCAAAGCACGCGCCCGCGAAGGTGACGAAAACCCCGCCAAGGTTCTCGACGAACTCGGCGTGGAGCGTCACTGCTGCCGGCGCATGATGGTCTCGCACAAGGACCTTGTGGACGTAGTGGCACCATACCAATAA
- a CDS encoding 30S ribosomal protein S9: protein MVTNTSGKKKTAIARATVREGEGRVRINSRPVELTEPEMARLKMLEPFRIAGEDLRSQVDIDVSVSGGGFAGQADAVRTAIARGLVQYLNDAELRDAYMDFDRSLLVNDVRQSESKKWGGPGARARYQKSYR from the coding sequence ATGGTAACGAACACGTCAGGAAAGAAGAAGACCGCCATCGCTCGCGCAACCGTGCGCGAGGGTGAGGGTCGCGTCCGTATCAACTCCCGCCCGGTCGAACTGACCGAACCGGAGATGGCCCGCCTGAAGATGCTGGAACCGTTCCGCATCGCTGGCGAGGACCTCCGTTCACAGGTCGATATCGACGTCAGCGTCTCCGGCGGCGGCTTCGCCGGTCAGGCAGATGCAGTGCGAACTGCCATCGCGCGTGGGCTGGTGCAATATCTCAACGACGCCGAACTCCGAGACGCCTACATGGACTTCGACCGTTCGTTGCTCGTCAACGACGTTCGCCAGTCCGAGTCCAAGAAGTGGGGCGGACCGGGCGCACGAGCACGCTACCAGAAGTCCTACCGCTGA
- a CDS encoding 50S ribosomal protein L13 encodes MSLAEFDADVVVDARNCILGRVASEVAQKALAGEKVAIVNAEDAVITGSEDDVMGVYRKRVEVGSDQGPYYPKRPDRIFKRAVRGMVPYKTDKGREALSNVRVYVGNPFDEDGDVLDDTSLDRLSNIKFIALGEVSEKLGANVTW; translated from the coding sequence ATGAGCCTCGCCGAGTTCGACGCAGACGTTGTCGTTGACGCGCGAAACTGTATCCTTGGCCGTGTCGCCAGCGAAGTCGCCCAGAAGGCGCTCGCCGGCGAGAAGGTCGCCATCGTAAACGCCGAAGACGCAGTCATCACGGGATCCGAAGACGACGTGATGGGCGTCTACCGCAAGCGCGTCGAAGTGGGTTCGGACCAGGGACCGTACTACCCCAAGCGTCCGGACCGTATCTTCAAGCGCGCCGTGCGCGGGATGGTCCCGTACAAGACCGACAAGGGCCGCGAGGCACTCTCGAACGTCCGCGTCTACGTCGGCAACCCGTTCGACGAGGACGGCGACGTTCTCGACGACACCTCGCTGGACCGCCTGTCGAACATCAAGTTCATCGCACTCGGAGAGGTTTCCGAGAAACTGGGTGCTAACGTCACATGGTAA
- a CDS encoding 50S ribosomal protein L18e has product MSKTNPRLNSLIAELKAVSRESGANVWQDVADRLEKPRRTHAEVNLGRIERYAKEDETVIVPGKVLGSGVLEKNVTVAAVDFSSSARKKIEQVGDTVTLEQIAEQNPDGSDVRVIR; this is encoded by the coding sequence ATGAGTAAGACTAACCCGAGACTCAACAGTCTCATCGCCGAGCTGAAGGCGGTTTCTCGTGAGTCTGGCGCCAACGTGTGGCAGGACGTCGCGGACCGTCTCGAAAAGCCCCGGCGCACCCACGCAGAGGTCAACCTCGGTCGTATCGAACGGTACGCCAAGGAAGACGAGACCGTTATCGTCCCCGGCAAGGTGCTGGGCAGCGGTGTGCTGGAAAAGAACGTTACCGTCGCAGCGGTCGACTTCTCGTCGTCCGCTCGCAAGAAGATAGAACAGGTCGGAGACACGGTGACCCTCGAACAGATCGCAGAACAGAACCCCGACGGGTCCGATGTACGGGTGATTCGATGA
- a CDS encoding DNA-directed RNA polymerase subunit D: MAEDFEVEFIERDDRKARFLVRGMTPAVANGIRRAMIADVPTFSIDTVRFVENSSVMFDEMIGLRLGLVPLTTPLDDFEQGDTVTLALDVEGPATAYSGDIETSDELVKPAEDNVPIIELKQGQRLELEADAVLGDGKSHAKHQGGVAVGYRHLHRVEVVGDANEFEEQEPNILRGVIEEQAAEHAADESAEDGELVPTSEFDNDLTKRYPGKEVEVHDVPGAFVFHVETDGSFTVPELVRRAVESISDRAAELEEKVAI, encoded by the coding sequence ATGGCAGAAGATTTCGAGGTCGAGTTCATCGAACGCGACGACCGAAAGGCTCGCTTCCTCGTTCGCGGGATGACCCCGGCAGTCGCCAACGGCATCCGGCGAGCGATGATCGCTGACGTGCCGACGTTCAGTATCGACACCGTACGGTTCGTCGAGAACTCGTCGGTGATGTTCGACGAGATGATCGGTCTCCGCCTCGGCCTCGTTCCGCTCACGACGCCGCTCGACGACTTCGAGCAGGGCGACACCGTGACACTTGCACTCGACGTGGAAGGTCCGGCAACAGCCTACTCCGGAGATATCGAGACGTCTGACGAACTCGTCAAACCCGCAGAGGACAACGTGCCCATCATCGAACTGAAGCAGGGCCAACGCCTCGAACTTGAGGCTGACGCCGTCCTCGGTGACGGGAAGTCCCACGCGAAGCACCAAGGTGGTGTGGCTGTCGGCTACCGACATCTCCACCGCGTGGAGGTCGTTGGTGACGCCAACGAGTTCGAAGAGCAGGAACCGAACATTCTCCGAGGGGTCATCGAAGAGCAGGCGGCCGAACACGCCGCCGACGAGAGCGCCGAAGACGGCGAACTCGTCCCCACGTCAGAGTTCGACAACGACCTCACGAAGCGATACCCCGGCAAGGAAGTCGAGGTACACGACGTGCCCGGCGCGTTCGTCTTCCACGTGGAGACGGACGGGTCGTTCACCGTCCCGGAACTGGTCCGTCGCGCAGTCGAGAGTATCTCTGACCGCGCGGCCGAACTCGAAGAGAAAGTAGCGATATAG
- a CDS encoding 30S ribosomal protein S11, with protein MSESENSGAKWGIAHVHASFNNTLITITDQTGAETIAKSSGGAVVKQNRDEASPYAAMQMAEKVAEEVKAAGIEGLHVRVRGPGGNLNKSPGPGAQATIRALARAGLEIGRIEDVTPIPHDGTRAPKNSRL; from the coding sequence ATGAGCGAATCCGAGAACTCCGGCGCAAAGTGGGGCATCGCCCACGTACACGCATCGTTCAACAACACGCTCATCACCATCACCGATCAGACTGGCGCTGAAACCATCGCCAAGTCGTCCGGTGGTGCCGTGGTGAAGCAGAACCGCGACGAGGCGTCGCCATACGCGGCCATGCAGATGGCCGAGAAGGTCGCAGAGGAAGTCAAAGCGGCCGGCATCGAGGGCCTGCACGTTCGCGTGCGCGGCCCCGGCGGCAACCTCAACAAGAGCCCCGGCCCCGGCGCACAGGCAACGATTCGTGCCCTCGCCCGTGCCGGTCTCGAAATCGGCCGTATCGAGGACGTCACGCCGATTCCGCACGACGGTACTCGCGCGCCGAAAAACAGCCGACTCTAA
- a CDS encoding 30S ribosomal protein S4, whose amino-acid sequence MATGKNTKFYETPNHPFQGERIAQEADLLGRYGLKNKEELWRAQSELRNYRREARRLIGEAQGDMEQAEELGVEFLDRLRRYGILSEDDNISEVLGLDVTDILERRLQTVAYRKGLGHTPDQSRQFIVHGHVVVDGARVTRPSKMVEVSEEGLVEFDEGSPLSDELHPERAEGQE is encoded by the coding sequence ATGGCGACCGGTAAGAACACCAAATTCTACGAGACGCCGAATCATCCGTTCCAGGGCGAGCGCATCGCACAGGAGGCCGACCTCCTCGGGCGCTACGGTCTGAAGAACAAAGAGGAACTCTGGCGTGCCCAGTCCGAACTGCGTAACTACCGCCGTGAGGCCCGACGCCTCATCGGTGAAGCGCAGGGTGACATGGAGCAGGCCGAGGAACTCGGCGTCGAGTTCCTCGACCGTCTCCGCCGCTACGGCATTCTCTCTGAAGACGACAACATCAGCGAGGTCCTCGGTCTCGACGTGACCGACATCCTCGAACGTCGTCTGCAGACCGTCGCCTACCGCAAAGGCCTCGGTCACACGCCGGACCAGTCGCGGCAGTTCATCGTTCACGGCCACGTGGTCGTTGACGGTGCCCGCGTCACGCGTCCGTCGAAGATGGTCGAAGTCTCCGAGGAGGGCCTCGTCGAATTCGACGAAGGCAGTCCGCTCTCGGACGAACTACACCCCGAGCGAGCAGAGGGTCAGGAGTAA
- a CDS encoding 30S ribosomal protein S13, which translates to MSAEEPQDDAPEEEEDLQYFVRIGQTDLDGTKTVERSLSDMKGIGKRTARIVADAAGVDRTETFGLLDQDDIDAVVDVVENFNDHAPEWMINRRDDFYTGETTHKTGSDLEQKRRHDINRMKMINSYKGVRHKRGQKVRGQRTKSTGRTEGTIGVNVEAIKEEQAAEEGGEE; encoded by the coding sequence ATGAGTGCAGAAGAACCACAAGACGACGCTCCCGAGGAGGAGGAAGACCTCCAGTACTTCGTCCGGATCGGTCAGACCGACCTTGACGGGACGAAGACGGTAGAGCGGAGTCTCTCCGACATGAAAGGTATCGGCAAGCGCACGGCGCGCATCGTCGCCGACGCCGCGGGTGTGGACCGAACGGAGACGTTCGGGCTTCTCGACCAAGATGACATCGACGCCGTTGTCGATGTTGTCGAGAACTTCAACGACCACGCCCCCGAGTGGATGATCAACCGCCGCGATGACTTTTACACCGGCGAGACCACCCACAAGACCGGCTCGGACCTCGAACAGAAGCGCCGCCACGACATTAACCGCATGAAGATGATCAACTCCTACAAGGGCGTCCGCCACAAGCGCGGACAGAAGGTGCGCGGTCAGCGCACGAAGTCCACCGGACGTACGGAGGGGACCATCGGCGTGAACGTCGAAGCCATCAAAGAAGAACAGGCCGCCGAAGAGGGCGGTGAAGAATAA
- a CDS encoding thioredoxin family protein, which translates to MTAEAPTTGTPSRPLSIESEAELDELIAENDLVLIDFYTKGCTLCQSIEPVLGNVARAHDNLTVALCNPREDPPLIERFNIQSVPTLVLFEDGERAGRLADGFQGGAAIDDFLAESRSDT; encoded by the coding sequence ATGACTGCGGAGGCTCCGACTACCGGCACGCCCAGTAGACCCCTCTCCATCGAGTCGGAGGCGGAACTCGACGAACTGATCGCCGAAAACGACCTCGTGCTGATCGACTTCTACACGAAGGGATGTACGCTCTGTCAGAGTATCGAACCCGTCCTCGGAAACGTCGCTCGCGCGCACGACAATTTGACTGTTGCTCTTTGCAATCCGCGTGAGGACCCGCCACTCATCGAGCGATTCAACATCCAAAGCGTGCCGACGCTCGTTCTGTTCGAGGACGGTGAGCGCGCCGGAAGGCTCGCAGACGGATTCCAAGGCGGTGCGGCCATCGACGACTTTCTCGCCGAGTCGCGATCAGATACGTAA
- the moaA gene encoding GTP 3',8-cyclase MoaA: MLVDDFGREVSGVRISLTDRCNFDCVYCHNEGLGDTRGPMEPSDDEMSTDDVVRFLEVVEEFGVEKVKFTGGEPMLRQDLAEIIRRTPESMESSLTTNGTFLPGRAEDLKEAGLSRVNVSQDALDPEAFAEITKSGAYDNVLEGVQAALDAGLDPVKLNMVVFEHTAGYVEEMVDHVAENPGLQLQLIEYMPELTGRPEWNIDIQRVHDWLEGKADRVEMREMHHRRRYYVGQGMVEIVDPVENEDFCANCHRVRVTHEGYLKGCLNRNDDLRPMGQMTRGEIREAYRETVANRVPYYGEYLVQDEDDEWVINEKYIGA, translated from the coding sequence ATGCTCGTGGACGACTTCGGACGCGAAGTGAGCGGCGTCCGCATCTCTCTCACCGACCGGTGTAACTTCGACTGCGTCTACTGCCACAACGAGGGACTCGGCGACACGCGCGGTCCGATGGAACCGTCGGACGACGAGATGTCTACCGACGATGTCGTTCGCTTCCTCGAAGTCGTTGAGGAGTTTGGCGTCGAGAAGGTGAAGTTCACCGGTGGTGAACCGATGCTCCGCCAAGATTTAGCGGAGATTATCCGCCGCACACCCGAGTCGATGGAGAGTTCGCTGACGACGAACGGAACCTTCCTTCCCGGACGCGCGGAAGACCTGAAAGAGGCCGGTCTCTCTCGGGTGAACGTCTCTCAAGATGCGTTAGACCCCGAAGCGTTCGCGGAGATCACGAAGTCCGGCGCGTACGACAACGTGCTGGAGGGAGTCCAAGCAGCCCTCGACGCCGGACTCGACCCGGTGAAACTCAACATGGTCGTCTTCGAACACACCGCGGGGTACGTCGAGGAGATGGTCGATCACGTCGCCGAGAATCCCGGCCTGCAACTCCAACTTATCGAGTACATGCCCGAACTGACGGGTCGCCCCGAATGGAACATCGACATCCAACGCGTCCACGATTGGCTCGAAGGGAAGGCGGATCGAGTAGAGATGCGCGAGATGCACCACCGCCGCCGCTACTACGTCGGCCAAGGGATGGTCGAAATCGTAGATCCCGTGGAGAACGAGGACTTCTGTGCAAACTGCCATCGCGTGCGCGTTACGCACGAGGGGTATCTCAAAGGCTGTCTCAACCGAAACGACGACTTACGACCGATGGGCCAGATGACCCGCGGGGAGATTCGAGAGGCGTACCGCGAGACGGTGGCGAACCGCGTCCCCTACTACGGTGAGTACCTCGTGCAGGACGAAGACGACGAGTGGGTTATCAACGAGAAGTACATCGGGGCCTGA
- a CDS encoding Mrp/NBP35 family ATP-binding protein has protein sequence MNDEAVRDRLRAVEDPDLGDDIVSAGLVNAIEVASDDADDGSGVVRISLALGAPYSPHETDIAAQVREQFSDTDYEVDLTAKIPSDLSADEDVLPGVKNIIAVASGKGGVGKSTVAVNLAAGLSKLGARVGLFDADIYGPNVPRMVAADEAPQATGDQTIVPPEKYGMKLMSMAFLVGEDDPVIWRGPMVHQLLTQLVEDVQWGELDYMILDLPPGTGDTQLTVLQTLPLTGAVIVTTPQDVAIDDARKGLQMFGKHDTNVLGIVENMSSFRCPDCGSSHDIFGAGGGEAFAAENDMPFLGAIPLDPDVRTGGDGGRPVVLEDEGETAEAFRRMTESVADMAGVVRRREVSER, from the coding sequence ATGAACGACGAAGCGGTACGCGACCGGCTCCGGGCGGTCGAGGACCCGGACCTCGGCGACGACATTGTCTCGGCGGGGCTTGTCAACGCTATCGAGGTTGCGTCCGACGACGCGGACGACGGTTCGGGCGTCGTTCGCATCTCGCTTGCACTCGGTGCGCCGTATTCGCCGCACGAGACTGATATCGCCGCGCAAGTGCGCGAACAGTTCAGCGACACCGACTACGAAGTAGATCTCACGGCGAAGATTCCATCCGATCTCTCCGCAGACGAGGACGTGCTACCGGGCGTGAAGAACATCATCGCCGTCGCGTCCGGAAAGGGTGGTGTCGGCAAGTCCACTGTCGCGGTGAACCTTGCGGCGGGACTGTCGAAGCTCGGTGCGCGCGTCGGCCTGTTCGACGCTGACATCTACGGCCCGAACGTCCCGCGCATGGTCGCGGCCGACGAAGCACCGCAAGCGACTGGCGATCAGACCATTGTTCCGCCGGAGAAGTACGGCATGAAGCTCATGTCGATGGCCTTTCTCGTCGGCGAGGACGACCCGGTCATCTGGCGCGGTCCGATGGTTCACCAACTCCTGACGCAGTTAGTCGAAGACGTGCAGTGGGGCGAACTCGACTACATGATTCTGGACCTCCCACCGGGGACGGGTGACACGCAGTTGACTGTCCTCCAGACGCTCCCACTCACAGGCGCGGTCATCGTGACGACGCCGCAGGACGTGGCTATCGACGACGCTCGCAAGGGCCTCCAGATGTTCGGCAAGCACGACACGAACGTCCTCGGCATCGTCGAGAACATGTCGTCGTTCCGGTGTCCCGACTGCGGGTCAAGCCACGACATCTTCGGCGCAGGTGGTGGCGAGGCGTTCGCCGCGGAGAACGACATGCCGTTCCTCGGTGCGATTCCGCTGGACCCCGATGTCCGAACCGGTGGCGACGGCGGCCGGCCGGTGGTTCTCGAAGACGAAGGCGAGACGGCAGAGGCGTTCCGACGGATGACCGAGAGTGTCGCTGATATGGCTGGCGTCGTCCGGCGACGCGAGGTTTCGGAGCGATGA
- a CDS encoding uracil-DNA glycosylase: protein MDAEQDSLRNPFNMDLDCENCSGLCDVRENVVHGYGDVGGEFLFIGEQPRGGADETGVPFTGDPAGERLQRILGDLGFSRSRPDSDEPDLQNVFLTYLTRCRHPERRPDEEEILTCEPYLNAEVRMINPEILVPIGQRTLESLAIDYTTRAPDSFDIEEAHATTIRGRGFELVPMLDLDEQTDEDADAFVEHVTESVFSRDYRQTKGRRSR from the coding sequence GTGGACGCCGAACAAGATTCACTCCGGAACCCGTTCAATATGGACCTCGACTGTGAGAACTGTTCAGGTCTCTGTGACGTTCGTGAGAACGTCGTTCACGGGTACGGCGACGTGGGCGGGGAGTTTCTGTTCATCGGAGAACAGCCGAGAGGTGGCGCAGACGAGACTGGGGTTCCGTTCACGGGCGACCCCGCGGGCGAACGACTCCAGCGAATCCTCGGTGATCTCGGGTTCTCCCGGTCGCGCCCCGACAGCGACGAACCGGACCTCCAGAACGTCTTTCTTACCTATCTCACACGCTGTCGGCATCCGGAACGGCGGCCGGACGAAGAGGAGATACTGACCTGCGAACCGTATCTCAACGCCGAGGTACGGATGATAAACCCCGAAATACTCGTCCCCATCGGCCAGCGAACGCTTGAATCGCTCGCTATCGACTACACGACGCGCGCGCCGGACAGTTTCGACATCGAGGAAGCGCACGCGACGACGATTCGCGGGCGTGGCTTCGAACTCGTCCCGATGCTGGACCTGGACGAACAGACCGACGAGGACGCGGACGCATTCGTCGAACACGTCACGGAGTCGGTGTTTTCGCGGGACTACCGGCAGACAAAAGGCCGTCGTAGTCGCTAA